A single Strix aluco isolate bStrAlu1 chromosome 38, bStrAlu1.hap1, whole genome shotgun sequence DNA region contains:
- the EVI5L gene encoding EVI5-like protein isoform X6 — protein MASPAVSPDSSSHEALSSVNSAPACSPTSDSENLSPDELELLAKLEEQNRLLEADSKSMRSMNGSRRNSGSSLVSSSSASSNLSHLEEDTWILWGRIVNEWDEWRKKKEKLLKELIRKGIPHHFRAIVWQLLCSATDMPVKNQYSELLKMSSPCEKLIRRDIARTYPEHEFFKGQDSLGQEVLFNVMKAYSLVDREVGYCQGSAFIVGLLLMQMPEEEAFCVFVRLMQEYRLRELFKPSMAELGLCIYQFEYMLQEQLPELNIHFRSQSFLTSMYASSWFLTLFLTTFPLPVATRIFDIFMYEGLEIVFRVGMALLQFNQAELVQLDMEGMSQYFQKVIPHQFDSCPDKLILRAFQVKYNPKKMKRLEKEYAAIKNKEMEEQIEIKRLRTENRLLKQRIETLEKESAALADRLIQGQVTRAQEAEENYIIKRELAVVKQRCTSATENLQRAQTTIRQLQDQQGNPRFSEEFVTHLETELEQSRLRESETLGALKEMQDKVLDMEKRNSLLPDEDNVVRLQEELQALALREAEAVKSLTELQQQVKDLSDSWQAGRSGGRWKESPRRNNANALQEAVVAARLREAQAQAELRALRQRVLQLETQGQIQRTVLGRAEQTCAGLREQLRLAAAQSKGLQAQLSESHRKHAEAQCKSKEEVMAVRLREADSMAALAEMRQRVAELEIQIRLLRGPLAFGAVGLGTRLGDEDSLGSSDEELPPFALTHGDIGDLGDLGDMGDSSDSETEGAPTAP, from the exons ATGGCGTCGCCGGCCGTCAGCCCCGACTCGTCCTCGCACGAAGCCCTCTCCTCCGTCAACTCAGCCCCGGCGTGTTCGCCCACCTCCGACTCGGAAAACCTCAGCCCCGACGAACTGGAGCTGCTGGCGAAGCTGGAGGAGCAAAATCG GCTACTGGAGGCCGACTCCAAGTCGATGCGCTCCATGAACGGCTCGCGAAGGAACAGCGGCTCCTCCTTGGTCTCCAGCTCCTCGGCCTCCTCCAACCTCAGCCACCTCGAGGAGGACACCTGGATCCTCTGGGGCCGCATCGTCAACGAGTGGGACGAGTGGCggaagaagaaggagaagctgctgaag GAGCTCATCCGCAAAGGGATCCCCCACCACTTCCGTGCCATTGTCTGgcagctgctctgcagtgccaCCGACATGCCCGTCAAAAACCAATACTCGGAGCTGCTCAAGATGTCCTCTCCCTGCGAGAAGCTCATCCGACGGGATATCGCCCGCACCTACCCGGAGCACGAGTTCTTCAAGGGACAGGACAGTCTGGGCCAGGAGGTGCTCTTCAACGTCATGAAG gCCTATTCGCTGGTGGACCGGGAGGTCGGATACTGCCAGGGTAGTGCCTTCATTGTGGGACTGCTGCTCATGCAG ATGCCCGAGGAAGAGGCCTTCTGCGTGTTCGTGAGGCTGATGCAGGAATACCGCTTACGGGAGCTCTTCAAACCCAGTATGGCCGAGCTGGGGCTCTGCATCTACCAGTTTGAGTACATGCTGCAG GAGCAGCTGCCGGAGCTGAACATCCACTTCCGCTCGCAGAGCTTCCTCACCTCCATGTATGCCTCGTCGTGGTTCCTCACCCTCTTCCTCACCACCTTCCCTCTTCCCGTGGCCACGCGCATCTTCGACATCTTCATGTATGAG GGGCTGGAGATCGTCTTCCGCGTGGGGATGGCACTGCTGCAGTTCAACCAGGCTGAGCTCGTCCAGCTCGACATGGAGGGCATGTCCCAG TACTTCCAGAAGGTGATCCCACACCAGTTTGACAGTTGCCCCGACAAACTCATCCTCAGGGCCTTCCAGGTCAAGTACAACCCCAAGAAGATGAAGAG GCTGGAGAAGGAGTACGCCGCCATCAAAAACAAAGAGATGGAGGAGCAGATCGAAATCAAG cgcctCCGCACTGAGAACCGCCTGCTGAAACAACGGATCGAAACCCTGGAGAAG GAGAGCGCGGCTCTCGCCGACAGGCTCATCCAG ggcCAGGTGACACGGGCGCAGGAGGCCGAGGAAAACTACATCATCAAGCGGGAGCTGGCAGTGGTGAAGCAACGCTGCACCTCGGCCACCGAGAACCTGCAGCGTGCCCAGACCACCATCCGGCAGCTGCAGGACCAGCAG GGGAACCCCCGCTTCAGCGAGGAGTTTGTCACCCACCTGGAGACAGAGCTGGAGCAGTCGCGGCTGCGGGAGAGCGAGACCCTCGGCGCCCTCAAGGAGATGCAGGATAAAGTCCTCGACATGGAGAAG AGGAACAGCCTGCTGCCAGACGAGGACAACGTGGTgcggctgcaggaggagctgcaggCGCTGGCGCTGCGCGAGGCCGAGGCCGTCAAGTCACTGacggagctgcagcagcaggtcaAGGACCTCAGTGACAGCTGGCAG GCGGGCCGGTCGGGCGGGCGCTGGAAAGAGTCCCCACGGCGGAACAACGCCAACGCGCTGCAAGAGGCCGTGGTGGCCGCGCGGCTGCGggaggcccaggcccaggccgaGCTGCGGGCGCTGCGCCAGCGGGTGCTGCAGCTCGAGACGCAG GGCCAGATCCAGCGCACGGTGCTGGGCCGGGCGGAGCAGACCTGCGCGGGGCTGCGGGAGCAGCTGCGGCTGGCGGCGGCGCAGAGCAAGGGGCTGCAGGCGCAGCTCAGCGAGAGCCACCGCAAACACGCCGAGGCCCAGTGCAAG AGCAAGGAGGAGGTGATGGCGGTGCGGCTGCGCGAGGCCGACAGCATGGCGGCCCTGGCTGAGATGCGACAGCGCGTCGCCGAGCTGGAGATCCAG ATCCGGCTGCTGCGGGGGCCGCTGGCCTTCGGGgcggtggggctggggacacgcCTTGGGGACGAGGACTCGCTGGGTTCCTCCGACGAGGAGCTGCCACCCTTCGCCCTGACACACGGGGACATCGGGGACCTTGGGGACCTCGGGGACATGGGGGACAGCAGCGACAGCGAGACCGAGGGGGCACCCACGGCACCGTGA
- the EVI5L gene encoding EVI5-like protein isoform X3, with the protein MASPAVSPDSSSHEALSSVNSAPACSPTSDSENLSPDELELLAKLEEQNRLLEADSKSMRSMNGSRRNSGSSLVSSSSASSNLSHLEEDTWILWGRIVNEWDEWRKKKEKLLKELIRKGIPHHFRAIVWQLLCSATDMPVKNQYSELLKMSSPCEKLIRRDIARTYPEHEFFKGQDSLGQEVLFNVMKAYSLVDREVGYCQGSAFIVGLLLMQMPEEEAFCVFVRLMQEYRLRELFKPSMAELGLCIYQFEYMLQEQLPELNIHFRSQSFLTSMYASSWFLTLFLTTFPLPVATRIFDIFMYEGLEIVFRVGMALLQFNQAELVQLDMEGMSQYFQKVIPHQFDSCPDKLILRAFQVKYNPKKMKRLEKEYAAIKNKEMEEQIEIKRLRTENRLLKQRIETLEKGQVTRAQEAEENYIIKRELAVVKQRCTSATENLQRAQTTIRQLQDQQGNPRFSEEFVTHLETELEQSRLRESETLGALKEMQDKVLDMEKRNSLLPDEDNVVRLQEELQALALREAEAVKSLTELQQQVKDLSDSWQAGRSGGRWKESPRRNNANALQEAVVAARLREAQAQAELRALRQRVLQLETQGQIQRTVLGRAEQTCAGLREQLRLAAAQSKGLQAQLSESHRKHAEAQCKGCPQSKEEVMAVRLREADSMAALAEMRQRVAELEIQREEGMIQGQLNHSDAAQYIRQLKDHIDELKAEIRLLRGPLAFGAVGLGTRLGDEDSLGSSDEELPPFALTHGDIGDLGDLGDMGDSSDSETEGAPTAP; encoded by the exons ATGGCGTCGCCGGCCGTCAGCCCCGACTCGTCCTCGCACGAAGCCCTCTCCTCCGTCAACTCAGCCCCGGCGTGTTCGCCCACCTCCGACTCGGAAAACCTCAGCCCCGACGAACTGGAGCTGCTGGCGAAGCTGGAGGAGCAAAATCG GCTACTGGAGGCCGACTCCAAGTCGATGCGCTCCATGAACGGCTCGCGAAGGAACAGCGGCTCCTCCTTGGTCTCCAGCTCCTCGGCCTCCTCCAACCTCAGCCACCTCGAGGAGGACACCTGGATCCTCTGGGGCCGCATCGTCAACGAGTGGGACGAGTGGCggaagaagaaggagaagctgctgaag GAGCTCATCCGCAAAGGGATCCCCCACCACTTCCGTGCCATTGTCTGgcagctgctctgcagtgccaCCGACATGCCCGTCAAAAACCAATACTCGGAGCTGCTCAAGATGTCCTCTCCCTGCGAGAAGCTCATCCGACGGGATATCGCCCGCACCTACCCGGAGCACGAGTTCTTCAAGGGACAGGACAGTCTGGGCCAGGAGGTGCTCTTCAACGTCATGAAG gCCTATTCGCTGGTGGACCGGGAGGTCGGATACTGCCAGGGTAGTGCCTTCATTGTGGGACTGCTGCTCATGCAG ATGCCCGAGGAAGAGGCCTTCTGCGTGTTCGTGAGGCTGATGCAGGAATACCGCTTACGGGAGCTCTTCAAACCCAGTATGGCCGAGCTGGGGCTCTGCATCTACCAGTTTGAGTACATGCTGCAG GAGCAGCTGCCGGAGCTGAACATCCACTTCCGCTCGCAGAGCTTCCTCACCTCCATGTATGCCTCGTCGTGGTTCCTCACCCTCTTCCTCACCACCTTCCCTCTTCCCGTGGCCACGCGCATCTTCGACATCTTCATGTATGAG GGGCTGGAGATCGTCTTCCGCGTGGGGATGGCACTGCTGCAGTTCAACCAGGCTGAGCTCGTCCAGCTCGACATGGAGGGCATGTCCCAG TACTTCCAGAAGGTGATCCCACACCAGTTTGACAGTTGCCCCGACAAACTCATCCTCAGGGCCTTCCAGGTCAAGTACAACCCCAAGAAGATGAAGAG GCTGGAGAAGGAGTACGCCGCCATCAAAAACAAAGAGATGGAGGAGCAGATCGAAATCAAG cgcctCCGCACTGAGAACCGCCTGCTGAAACAACGGATCGAAACCCTGGAGAAG ggcCAGGTGACACGGGCGCAGGAGGCCGAGGAAAACTACATCATCAAGCGGGAGCTGGCAGTGGTGAAGCAACGCTGCACCTCGGCCACCGAGAACCTGCAGCGTGCCCAGACCACCATCCGGCAGCTGCAGGACCAGCAG GGGAACCCCCGCTTCAGCGAGGAGTTTGTCACCCACCTGGAGACAGAGCTGGAGCAGTCGCGGCTGCGGGAGAGCGAGACCCTCGGCGCCCTCAAGGAGATGCAGGATAAAGTCCTCGACATGGAGAAG AGGAACAGCCTGCTGCCAGACGAGGACAACGTGGTgcggctgcaggaggagctgcaggCGCTGGCGCTGCGCGAGGCCGAGGCCGTCAAGTCACTGacggagctgcagcagcaggtcaAGGACCTCAGTGACAGCTGGCAG GCGGGCCGGTCGGGCGGGCGCTGGAAAGAGTCCCCACGGCGGAACAACGCCAACGCGCTGCAAGAGGCCGTGGTGGCCGCGCGGCTGCGggaggcccaggcccaggccgaGCTGCGGGCGCTGCGCCAGCGGGTGCTGCAGCTCGAGACGCAG GGCCAGATCCAGCGCACGGTGCTGGGCCGGGCGGAGCAGACCTGCGCGGGGCTGCGGGAGCAGCTGCGGCTGGCGGCGGCGCAGAGCAAGGGGCTGCAGGCGCAGCTCAGCGAGAGCCACCGCAAACACGCCGAGGCCCAGTGCAAG GGGTGTCCCCAGAGCAAGGAGGAGGTGATGGCGGTGCGGCTGCGCGAGGCCGACAGCATGGCGGCCCTGGCTGAGATGCGACAGCGCGTCGCCGAGCTGGAGATCCAG agggaggaggggatgATCCAGGGGCAGCTCAACCACTCGGACGCCGCCCAGTACATCCGCCAGCTCAAGGACCACATCGACGAGCTCAAGGCCGAG ATCCGGCTGCTGCGGGGGCCGCTGGCCTTCGGGgcggtggggctggggacacgcCTTGGGGACGAGGACTCGCTGGGTTCCTCCGACGAGGAGCTGCCACCCTTCGCCCTGACACACGGGGACATCGGGGACCTTGGGGACCTCGGGGACATGGGGGACAGCAGCGACAGCGAGACCGAGGGGGCACCCACGGCACCGTGA